One window from the genome of Kaistella carnis encodes:
- a CDS encoding pyridoxal phosphate-dependent aminotransferase: MKVSKLAANLIGSEIIKIGNQVNDMKSQGAEIANLTIGDLNSNIYPIPDLLKEEIQKAYQNNLTNYPPANGLLSLRKAISKDIKNRWNLDYSENDILVAGGSRPLIYAAFKTIVDANDKVIYPVPSWNNNHYSYLTEAQKIEVETSVENNFLPTAADIKPHIKGAVLIALCSPLNPTGTMFTKQQLAEICELIIEENKSRGEGEKPLYLMYDQIYAMLTFGGEHYDPVTLYPELKEFTIYIDGASKCFAATGVRVGWSFGPSVVIDKMKALLGHIGAWAPKPEQEAVSVLLNHPEKVDEFVNHFKGEIAESLTVLHNGIQDLKNEGFSVESIQPMGALYLTVKLDYIGKTKPDGSLIKDSSDLVFYLIEEAGIALVPFSAFGNSRNMPWFRASAGGVSLDEIKNMLPRLKDALQKLK, translated from the coding sequence ATGAAAGTATCAAAATTAGCAGCTAATCTTATTGGCTCAGAAATCATCAAAATTGGAAATCAGGTTAACGACATGAAATCTCAAGGTGCTGAAATAGCAAACCTTACCATTGGTGATTTAAATTCAAATATTTATCCGATTCCCGATTTATTAAAAGAGGAAATTCAGAAGGCCTATCAAAATAATTTAACCAATTATCCGCCAGCAAATGGACTTTTATCCTTGCGAAAAGCAATTTCAAAGGACATTAAAAACCGATGGAATTTGGATTATTCTGAAAATGATATTTTGGTTGCCGGAGGTTCTAGACCTTTGATTTATGCCGCATTTAAAACGATCGTCGATGCGAATGATAAAGTAATTTATCCGGTTCCGTCGTGGAATAACAATCACTATTCTTACCTTACTGAAGCTCAGAAAATTGAAGTTGAAACTTCAGTAGAGAATAACTTTTTGCCCACGGCTGCTGACATAAAACCTCATATTAAAGGCGCTGTCTTAATTGCACTCTGTTCGCCTCTAAATCCGACTGGAACTATGTTTACGAAACAGCAACTTGCTGAAATTTGTGAACTGATTATCGAAGAAAACAAAAGCCGCGGTGAAGGTGAAAAACCTTTATACCTAATGTATGATCAAATTTATGCCATGCTTACTTTCGGTGGGGAACATTACGATCCAGTCACTTTATATCCGGAGCTTAAAGAATTTACGATTTATATTGATGGTGCTTCGAAATGTTTCGCAGCCACAGGCGTTCGTGTAGGCTGGAGTTTTGGACCCTCTGTAGTTATTGATAAAATGAAAGCGTTGCTTGGTCACATTGGAGCTTGGGCACCAAAACCTGAGCAGGAAGCAGTATCTGTTTTATTAAATCATCCCGAAAAAGTGGACGAATTCGTCAATCATTTTAAGGGAGAGATCGCGGAGAGTTTGACCGTTCTTCACAATGGGATTCAAGATCTTAAAAATGAAGGTTTCTCTGTAGAAAGTATTCAGCCAATGGGCGCACTATATTTAACGGTGAAGTTAGATTATATTGGTAAAACCAAGCCCGATGGGAGTTTAATTAAAGATTCATCTGATCTTGTTTTCTATTTGATCGAAGAAGCGGGAATTGCATTAGTTCCTTTTTCTGCCTTTGGAAATTCCCGAAATATGCCGTGGTTCCGTGCTTCTGCAGGCGGCGTTTCTCTGGATGAAATCAAAAATATGTTGCCAAGACTTAAAGATGCTTTGCAAAAGTTGAAATAA
- the kdsB gene encoding 3-deoxy-manno-octulosonate cytidylyltransferase, with translation MKTIAVIPARYEASRFPGKLMQILGDKTVIATTYQNVVETELFDEVFVATDSEIIFNEIKNIGGNAVMTGSHETGSDRIAEAVQNIDCDIVVNVQGDEPFLKTEPLKQLIAVFKDDQEEKISLASLKIRLHEKEEIENPNNVKVITDNQGFALYFSRSVIPYPRETSVKTEYFKHIGVYAFRKKALLNFAKLKMMPLEIAEKIECIRYLEYGMKIKMIETDFVGVGIDVPEDLEKAREILKRNH, from the coding sequence TTGAAGACTATAGCCGTTATTCCCGCGCGTTATGAAGCATCCCGTTTTCCGGGGAAACTTATGCAAATCTTGGGTGACAAAACCGTGATTGCCACGACGTATCAAAATGTGGTAGAAACTGAGTTATTTGATGAAGTTTTTGTTGCAACAGACTCCGAAATTATTTTTAATGAAATTAAAAATATCGGTGGTAATGCCGTAATGACAGGATCACACGAGACAGGTAGCGACAGGATTGCAGAAGCTGTACAAAATATTGATTGTGATATCGTGGTGAACGTTCAGGGTGATGAACCCTTTCTAAAAACCGAACCTTTAAAACAATTAATTGCTGTTTTTAAAGATGATCAGGAGGAAAAAATTTCGTTAGCCTCTTTAAAAATAAGATTACACGAAAAGGAGGAAATTGAAAATCCTAATAATGTGAAAGTTATTACTGATAATCAAGGTTTTGCATTATATTTTAGCCGTTCGGTCATTCCATATCCCAGAGAAACTTCAGTAAAAACAGAATATTTTAAACATATTGGCGTTTATGCTTTCAGAAAAAAGGCATTGCTGAATTTTGCAAAGTTGAAAATGATGCCTTTAGAAATAGCAGAAAAGATTGAATGCATAAGGTATTTGGAGTACGGTATGAAGATCAAAATGATCGAAACAGATTTCGTAGGCGTTGGAATTGATGTGCCGGAAGATTTAGAGAAGGCGCGTGAAATTTTAAAACGAAATCATTAA
- a CDS encoding histidine kinase: MKKLFLVFIFAIGSITYAQTAKEIIDKNIELSGGLTNWKLLNSVFLQGKVTLGINDDYPIKIFQQRPNLTKTVITIGKKETAIEGYDGTKGYAMNYATNKIQEYPNYVAESFDNDFIDWENKGFQAKYMGKEKVGDIYCHKVELTKNVNKTVYFFDAKTYMILKEIKKDDTLLYSDYRMVGSLMMPYRIESASPKKDGDYVMILNKIETNKVFPSNTFKF, encoded by the coding sequence ATGAAAAAATTATTTTTAGTATTTATATTCGCAATAGGATCTATAACTTATGCACAAACAGCAAAAGAGATTATTGATAAAAACATAGAATTGTCTGGTGGACTCACCAATTGGAAACTTTTAAATTCTGTTTTTTTACAGGGAAAAGTAACTCTCGGAATAAATGACGATTATCCTATCAAGATTTTTCAGCAACGCCCAAATTTGACCAAAACTGTTATTACCATTGGTAAAAAGGAAACTGCGATCGAAGGATATGACGGTACAAAAGGATATGCGATGAATTATGCGACCAATAAAATTCAAGAATATCCAAATTATGTTGCAGAGAGTTTTGACAACGATTTTATTGATTGGGAAAACAAAGGCTTTCAGGCAAAATATATGGGTAAAGAAAAGGTAGGAGACATCTACTGTCATAAAGTGGAGCTGACCAAGAATGTGAACAAAACTGTTTATTTCTTTGACGCCAAAACTTATATGATTCTGAAAGAAATTAAAAAAGATGATACTTTACTTTATTCAGATTACAGAATGGTCGGTAGTTTGATGATGCCCTACAGAATAGAATCAGCATCGCCAAAAAAAGACGGTGATTATGTGATGATTTTAAATAAAATAGAAACAAATAAGGTATTCCCAAGCAATACTTTTAAATTTTAA
- a CDS encoding glutathione peroxidase, which translates to MKKTLILLIAVGAVTIGCKNSNKDISKVDTTEKMNLKTIYDFKVESLDGNEINFADFKGKKILIVNTASECGFTPQYADLEKLSKDYADNLVVVGFPANNFGGQEPGSNKEIGAFCEKNFGVTFPMAAKVSVKGDDTAPIFKYLIEKELNGVKNTAILWNFTKFLIDENGHLIDSYISTTKPTSDSITKYLK; encoded by the coding sequence ATGAAAAAAACACTTATACTCTTAATAGCGGTCGGAGCAGTCACTATAGGCTGTAAAAATTCAAATAAAGATATATCTAAAGTGGATACAACAGAGAAAATGAACCTGAAGACCATTTACGATTTTAAAGTAGAAAGTCTAGATGGTAATGAGATTAACTTTGCAGATTTTAAAGGCAAAAAGATTCTAATTGTTAATACAGCATCCGAATGTGGCTTCACCCCACAATATGCGGATTTAGAAAAATTGTCGAAAGATTATGCTGACAATTTAGTCGTTGTCGGTTTTCCTGCAAACAATTTTGGCGGTCAGGAGCCCGGAAGTAATAAGGAAATTGGAGCTTTTTGTGAAAAAAACTTTGGAGTTACTTTTCCTATGGCAGCAAAGGTTTCTGTGAAAGGAGATGATACAGCACCGATTTTTAAATATCTTATAGAAAAGGAGTTGAACGGCGTAAAAAACACCGCGATCCTTTGGAATTTCACCAAATTTCTTATTGACGAAAATGGTCATCTGATTGATTCTTATATTAGTACAACGAAACCTACAAGCGATTCCATAACGAAATATTTAAAATAA